In Necator americanus strain Aroian chromosome IV, whole genome shotgun sequence, the following proteins share a genomic window:
- a CDS encoding hypothetical protein (NECATOR_CHRIV.G15614.T1): MMGTSLIAETMLLFHFSFQKRASLLKMCYSEYYAVNRSSTVRQYFDRFCVHQKHCADRGIDQICQTLEQLDKGIQKTFFKYHHAKPSKKTLIQSRFCCCETDRCNNFDSQMAFEMFGITSTSQRLPLLLNIVIYLYFVYCCEC, translated from the exons ATGATGGGCACATCACTGATTGCTGAAACGATGttactctttcatttttcctttcagaAAAGAGCATCGTTGCTAAAA ATGTGCTACAGTGAATATTATGCGGTGAACCGTAGCAGTACCGTACGCCAGTATTTTGATCGATTCTGTGTACATCAGAAGCACTGTGCAGATCGTGGAATCGATCAGATATGTCAAACTTTGGAACAACTGGACAAGGGGATTCAG aaaacgTTCTTCAAATATCATCATGCAAAACCGTCAAAGAAAACGTTAATACAAAGTCGGTTTTGCTGCTGTGAAACGGATCGTTGCAATAATTTTGACAGCCAGATGGCTTTCGAGATGTTCGGCATCACTTCCACTTCTCAACGACTGCCTTTACTTTTAAACATTGTGATTTATCTCTACTTTGTGTATTGTTGTGAATGTTGA
- a CDS encoding hypothetical protein (NECATOR_CHRIV.G15613.T4): MFRLFQRAKKQKEKHERGSEEEQKSAQIRQPPSPSKQAQPSVRSPMRAHRTGKIRRKNPYMLKKLGNADEAISVDEEDNVDGGSASERKRKLLRKKYGIQTKDEEFFQRASRDDIEEFENVAVALRPAHTKMRKAKLRWKTAESPTSLEKTQKDMLLSERAPESAVGTSWDELTLAEKAELDQIDPTQLSFDEDKPLNTKYAEKYAKLKEKPQEKVEQLLKEIYSLLLRIDELEQAQSKYIATIKKLTSRIAMRDKKLSEEKVAAGSTSQSSAEKEKVVCDEEKMSPQLETVALRGLDIMKRNQLLEQTVNEREAQVLANFFESEESKPNKMVIMLIDKALTYGIEVVLMRPDLFEDYVDNELRLFLIDGTKAKHTLLDCMLLHPEYVPVTWGGNVLAKRHQERQRKAETPKKEPEKSKATEENAVIRTTRSIIGYLLDASKCIKPTTETVQKSMPVSPEKSIRPKASSSEEEKSVYIMERRFDVKAKTKPEPEAQRKTEKTEPKSSKERCKPSSKSPQERIKPAPKTEAEKRTEKVEPKSEAEKRIDKQELKSEAEKRLGKPEQERGSDERIKDKELDETRSFAQERWKYRKHVQKTPKDTAWVQKSGDRRIRDRAKAKVRQRQTKKN, encoded by the exons atgtttcggctttttcaACGAGCaaagaaacagaaggaaaag CACGAACGTGgaagtgaagaagaacagaagtCAGCACAAATCCGGCAACCTCCGTCACCAAGCAAGCAAGCGCAGCCGTCAGTGCGATCACCTATGAGAGCTCACCGTACGGGgaagataagaagaaaaaacccttATATGTTGAAGAAATTAG gaaatgctGATGAGGCGATT TCAGTGGACGAAGAGGATAATGTAGATGGCGGATCAgcttcagaaagaaaacgcAAGCTTTTACGAAAGAAATATG GTATACAGACGAAGGACGAAGAA ttctttcaaCGAGCTAGTAGGGATGACatagaagaatttgaaaatgtaGCCGTTGCCCTGAGGCCTGCACACACGAAAATGAGGAAGGCAAAACTAAg ATGGAAAACTGCAGAATCCCCGACATCGttggaaaaaacacaaaaggaCATGTTGCTGTCCGA GCGTGCACCTGAGTCAGCTGTTGGAACAAGTTGGGATGAGCTGACCCTAGCGGAGAAGGCGGAGCTGGATCAGATAGATCCGACACAATTAAGCTTCGATGAAGACAAACCACTTAAT ACGAAATACGCTGAAAAGTATGCAAAGCTGAAGGAAAAACCGCAG GAAAAGGTCGAGCAGCTACTAAAGGAAATATATTCGCTTCTTTTACGAATAGACGAATTGGAGCAAGCGCAGAGCAAGTACATCGCGACGATTAAAAAACTAACGAGTAGGATAGCAATGAGAGATAAG AAGCTGAGCGAAGAAAAGGTGGCGGCAGGATCCACTTCGCAATCGTCAGCAGAAAAGGAGAAAGTAGTATGTGATGAGGAAAAGATG TCCCCCCAACTGGAGACAGTTGCCCTCCGAGGTTTGGATatcatgaaaagaaatcagttACTCGAACAAACGGTTAACGAACGAGAAGCACAAGTACTCGCTAATTTCTTCGAATCAGAAGAGTCGAAACCGAACAAAATG GTTATCATGCTTATTGACAAAGCACTTACCTACGGTATCGAAGTGGTTTTGATGAGACCAGATTTGTTTGAAGATTACGTTGATAATGAGTTGCGACTATTCCTTATTGACGGTACAAAG GCCAAACATACACTGCTCGACTGCATGCTTCTCCATCCAGAATACGTGCCAGTAACATGGGGAGGAAACGTGTTAGCAAAACGCCATCAGGAGCGCCAAAGGAAAGCTGAAACACCTAAGAAAGAGCCGGAGAAAAGCAAGGCCACTGAAGAAAATGCTGTTATTCGTACAACTAGATCGATAATTGGGTATTTGTTAGACGCAAGTAAATGTATCAAACCAACCACGGAAACGGTACAAAAGAGTATGCCTGTATCGCCAGAAAAATCTATTCGTCCTAAGGCGTCTTCATCAGAGGAGGAAAAATCGGTGTACATAATGGAGAGGAGGTTCGACGTTAAGGCTAAGACAAAACCCGAACCGGAAGCACAAAGGAAAACTGAGAAAACGGAGCCTAAGTCGTCAAAGGAGAGGTGCAAACCAAGTTCTAAATCGCCACAGGAACGTATCAAACCGGCGCCTAAAACGGAAGCGGAGAAAAGAACTGAGAAAGTGGAGCCTAAATcggaagcagaaaaaagaattgacaAACAAGAGCTCAAATCAGAAGCTGAAAAGAGACTTGGTAAACCGGAACAGGAGAGGGGAAGTGATGAGCGAATCAAGGACAAAGAGCTGGACGAGACCAGAAGTTTCGCACAGGAACGATGGAAATATCGCAAACACGTGCAA aaaacacCAAAAGATACAGCATGGGTGCAAAAAAGTGGCGACCGTCGTATACGTGATCGAGCTAAAGCAAAAGTAAGGCAACGCcaaacaaagaagaattga
- a CDS encoding hypothetical protein (NECATOR_CHRIV.G15612.T1) produces the protein MTKVGWLGWQNGGFEPSVRQRQPDFSLCPTLTLVILYKFSISLYDRGFEDLATTLRYILGLTINLCQTTIEFA, from the exons ATGACTAAGGTA GGATGGCTTGGTTGGCAGaacggcggtttcgaaccatcggtcCGGCAGCGACAGCCGGACTTCAGCCTCTGCCCTACACTCACCCTAGTAATTCTTTACaagttttcaatttcactCTATGACCGGGGTTTTGAAGACTTGGCCACTACTCTACGTTACATTCTTGG GTTAACCATTAACCTGTGTCAAACAACTATTGAGTTCGcttaa
- a CDS encoding hypothetical protein (NECATOR_CHRIV.G15613.T3) codes for MFRLFQRAKKQKEKVHERGSEEEQKSAQIRQPPSPSKQAQPSVRSPMRAHRTGKIRRKNPYMLKKLGNADEAISVDEEDNVDGGSASERKRKLLRKKYGIQTKDEEFFQRASRDDIEEFENVAVALRPAHTKMRKAKLRWKTAESPTSLEKTQKDMLLSERAPESAVGTSWDELTLAEKAELDQIDPTQLSFDEDKPLNTKYAEKYAKLKEKPQEKVEQLLKEIYSLLLRIDELEQAQSKYIATIKKLTSRIAMRDKKLSEEKVAAGSTSQSSAEKEKVVCDEEKMSPQLETVALRGLDIMKRNQLLEQTVNEREAQVLANFFESEESKPNKMVIMLIDKALTYGIEVVLMRPDLFEDYVDNELRLFLIDGTKAKHTLLDCMLLHPEYVPVTWGGNVLAKRHQERQRKAETPKKEPEKSKATEENAVIRTTRSIIGYLLDASKCIKPTTETVQKSMPVSPEKSIRPKASSSEEEKSVYIMERRFDVKAKTKPEPEAQRKTEKTEPKSSKERCKPSSKSPQERIKPAPKTEAEKRTEKVEPKSEAEKRIDKQELKSEAEKRLGKPEQERGSDERIKDKELDETRSFAQERWKYRKHVQKTPKDTAWVQKSGDRRIRDRAKAKVRQRQTKKN; via the exons atgtttcggctttttcaACGAGCaaagaaacagaaggaaaaggTG CACGAACGTGgaagtgaagaagaacagaagtCAGCACAAATCCGGCAACCTCCGTCACCAAGCAAGCAAGCGCAGCCGTCAGTGCGATCACCTATGAGAGCTCACCGTACGGGgaagataagaagaaaaaacccttATATGTTGAAGAAATTAG gaaatgctGATGAGGCGATT TCAGTGGACGAAGAGGATAATGTAGATGGCGGATCAgcttcagaaagaaaacgcAAGCTTTTACGAAAGAAATATG GTATACAGACGAAGGACGAAGAA ttctttcaaCGAGCTAGTAGGGATGACatagaagaatttgaaaatgtaGCCGTTGCCCTGAGGCCTGCACACACGAAAATGAGGAAGGCAAAACTAAg ATGGAAAACTGCAGAATCCCCGACATCGttggaaaaaacacaaaaggaCATGTTGCTGTCCGA GCGTGCACCTGAGTCAGCTGTTGGAACAAGTTGGGATGAGCTGACCCTAGCGGAGAAGGCGGAGCTGGATCAGATAGATCCGACACAATTAAGCTTCGATGAAGACAAACCACTTAAT ACGAAATACGCTGAAAAGTATGCAAAGCTGAAGGAAAAACCGCAG GAAAAGGTCGAGCAGCTACTAAAGGAAATATATTCGCTTCTTTTACGAATAGACGAATTGGAGCAAGCGCAGAGCAAGTACATCGCGACGATTAAAAAACTAACGAGTAGGATAGCAATGAGAGATAAG AAGCTGAGCGAAGAAAAGGTGGCGGCAGGATCCACTTCGCAATCGTCAGCAGAAAAGGAGAAAGTAGTATGTGATGAGGAAAAGATG TCCCCCCAACTGGAGACAGTTGCCCTCCGAGGTTTGGATatcatgaaaagaaatcagttACTCGAACAAACGGTTAACGAACGAGAAGCACAAGTACTCGCTAATTTCTTCGAATCAGAAGAGTCGAAACCGAACAAAATG GTTATCATGCTTATTGACAAAGCACTTACCTACGGTATCGAAGTGGTTTTGATGAGACCAGATTTGTTTGAAGATTACGTTGATAATGAGTTGCGACTATTCCTTATTGACGGTACAAAG GCCAAACATACACTGCTCGACTGCATGCTTCTCCATCCAGAATACGTGCCAGTAACATGGGGAGGAAACGTGTTAGCAAAACGCCATCAGGAGCGCCAAAGGAAAGCTGAAACACCTAAGAAAGAGCCGGAGAAAAGCAAGGCCACTGAAGAAAATGCTGTTATTCGTACAACTAGATCGATAATTGGGTATTTGTTAGACGCAAGTAAATGTATCAAACCAACCACGGAAACGGTACAAAAGAGTATGCCTGTATCGCCAGAAAAATCTATTCGTCCTAAGGCGTCTTCATCAGAGGAGGAAAAATCGGTGTACATAATGGAGAGGAGGTTCGACGTTAAGGCTAAGACAAAACCCGAACCGGAAGCACAAAGGAAAACTGAGAAAACGGAGCCTAAGTCGTCAAAGGAGAGGTGCAAACCAAGTTCTAAATCGCCACAGGAACGTATCAAACCGGCGCCTAAAACGGAAGCGGAGAAAAGAACTGAGAAAGTGGAGCCTAAATcggaagcagaaaaaagaattgacaAACAAGAGCTCAAATCAGAAGCTGAAAAGAGACTTGGTAAACCGGAACAGGAGAGGGGAAGTGATGAGCGAATCAAGGACAAAGAGCTGGACGAGACCAGAAGTTTCGCACAGGAACGATGGAAATATCGCAAACACGTGCAA aaaacacCAAAAGATACAGCATGGGTGCAAAAAAGTGGCGACCGTCGTATACGTGATCGAGCTAAAGCAAAAGTAAGGCAACGCcaaacaaagaagaattga
- a CDS encoding hypothetical protein (NECATOR_CHRIV.G15613.T1) — MCDDRLLFRDYGDGSHIIRLRKKFPLLAWISSRRPREFLTNALCAAARKVIPNESIRRVQLNVLRDRCSYAVSGTVEPERPTNSLKMDQEGNQNKRLREMFRLFQRAKKQKEKVHERGSEEEQKSAQIRQPPSPSKQAQPSVRSPMRAHRTGKIRRKNPYMLKKLGNADEAISVDEEDNVDGGSASERKRKLLRKKYGIQTKDEEFFQRASRDDIEEFENVAVALRPAHTKMRKAKLRWKTAESPTSLEKTQKDMLLSERAPESAVGTSWDELTLAEKAELDQIDPTQLSFDEDKPLNTKYAEKYAKLKEKPQEKVEQLLKEIYSLLLRIDELEQAQSKYIATIKKLTSRIAMRDKKLSEEKVAAGSTSQSSAEKEKVVCDEEKMSPQLETVALRGLDIMKRNQLLEQTVNEREAQVLANFFESEESKPNKMVIMLIDKALTYGIEVVLMRPDLFEDYVDNELRLFLIDGTKAKHTLLDCMLLHPEYVPVTWGGNVLAKRHQERQRKAETPKKEPEKSKATEENAVIRTTRSIIGYLLDASKCIKPTTETVQKSMPVSPEKSIRPKASSSEEEKSVYIMERRFDVKAKTKPEPEAQRKTEKTEPKSSKERCKPSSKSPQERIKPAPKTEAEKRTEKVEPKSEAEKRIDKQELKSEAEKRLGKPEQERGSDERIKDKELDETRSFAQERWKYRKHVQKTPKDTAWVQKSGDRRIRDRAKAKVRQRQTKKN; from the exons ATGTGCGATGACCGTCTCTTGTTTCGTGATTACGGTGATGGGTCACACATCATACGTCTGCGCAAGAAATTTCCTTTGCTTGCGTGGATTTCGTCAAGACGTCCTCGCGAATTTCTTACAAACGCGTTGTGCGCTGCAGCACGAAAGGTCATTCCGAATGAGTCGATCCGACGTGTTCAGTTGAACGTGCTTAGGGACCGTTGTAGTTATGCCGTGAGTGGAACGGTCGAGCCGGAGAGACC AACCAACTCTCTTAAAATGGATCAAGAAGGAAATCAAAATAAGCGACTTCGTGAAatgtttcggctttttcaACGAGCaaagaaacagaaggaaaaggTG CACGAACGTGgaagtgaagaagaacagaagtCAGCACAAATCCGGCAACCTCCGTCACCAAGCAAGCAAGCGCAGCCGTCAGTGCGATCACCTATGAGAGCTCACCGTACGGGgaagataagaagaaaaaacccttATATGTTGAAGAAATTAG gaaatgctGATGAGGCGATT TCAGTGGACGAAGAGGATAATGTAGATGGCGGATCAgcttcagaaagaaaacgcAAGCTTTTACGAAAGAAATATG GTATACAGACGAAGGACGAAGAA ttctttcaaCGAGCTAGTAGGGATGACatagaagaatttgaaaatgtaGCCGTTGCCCTGAGGCCTGCACACACGAAAATGAGGAAGGCAAAACTAAg ATGGAAAACTGCAGAATCCCCGACATCGttggaaaaaacacaaaaggaCATGTTGCTGTCCGA GCGTGCACCTGAGTCAGCTGTTGGAACAAGTTGGGATGAGCTGACCCTAGCGGAGAAGGCGGAGCTGGATCAGATAGATCCGACACAATTAAGCTTCGATGAAGACAAACCACTTAAT ACGAAATACGCTGAAAAGTATGCAAAGCTGAAGGAAAAACCGCAG GAAAAGGTCGAGCAGCTACTAAAGGAAATATATTCGCTTCTTTTACGAATAGACGAATTGGAGCAAGCGCAGAGCAAGTACATCGCGACGATTAAAAAACTAACGAGTAGGATAGCAATGAGAGATAAG AAGCTGAGCGAAGAAAAGGTGGCGGCAGGATCCACTTCGCAATCGTCAGCAGAAAAGGAGAAAGTAGTATGTGATGAGGAAAAGATG TCCCCCCAACTGGAGACAGTTGCCCTCCGAGGTTTGGATatcatgaaaagaaatcagttACTCGAACAAACGGTTAACGAACGAGAAGCACAAGTACTCGCTAATTTCTTCGAATCAGAAGAGTCGAAACCGAACAAAATG GTTATCATGCTTATTGACAAAGCACTTACCTACGGTATCGAAGTGGTTTTGATGAGACCAGATTTGTTTGAAGATTACGTTGATAATGAGTTGCGACTATTCCTTATTGACGGTACAAAG GCCAAACATACACTGCTCGACTGCATGCTTCTCCATCCAGAATACGTGCCAGTAACATGGGGAGGAAACGTGTTAGCAAAACGCCATCAGGAGCGCCAAAGGAAAGCTGAAACACCTAAGAAAGAGCCGGAGAAAAGCAAGGCCACTGAAGAAAATGCTGTTATTCGTACAACTAGATCGATAATTGGGTATTTGTTAGACGCAAGTAAATGTATCAAACCAACCACGGAAACGGTACAAAAGAGTATGCCTGTATCGCCAGAAAAATCTATTCGTCCTAAGGCGTCTTCATCAGAGGAGGAAAAATCGGTGTACATAATGGAGAGGAGGTTCGACGTTAAGGCTAAGACAAAACCCGAACCGGAAGCACAAAGGAAAACTGAGAAAACGGAGCCTAAGTCGTCAAAGGAGAGGTGCAAACCAAGTTCTAAATCGCCACAGGAACGTATCAAACCGGCGCCTAAAACGGAAGCGGAGAAAAGAACTGAGAAAGTGGAGCCTAAATcggaagcagaaaaaagaattgacaAACAAGAGCTCAAATCAGAAGCTGAAAAGAGACTTGGTAAACCGGAACAGGAGAGGGGAAGTGATGAGCGAATCAAGGACAAAGAGCTGGACGAGACCAGAAGTTTCGCACAGGAACGATGGAAATATCGCAAACACGTGCAA aaaacacCAAAAGATACAGCATGGGTGCAAAAAAGTGGCGACCGTCGTATACGTGATCGAGCTAAAGCAAAAGTAAGGCAACGCcaaacaaagaagaattga
- a CDS encoding hypothetical protein (NECATOR_CHRIV.G15613.T2), whose product MFRLFQRAKKQKEKVHERGSEEEQKSAQIRQPPSPSKQAQPSVRSPMRAHRTGKIRRKNPYMLKKLGNADEAISVDEEDNVDGGSASERKRKLLRKKYGIQTKDEEFFQRASRDDIEEFENVAVALRPAHTKMRKAKLRWKTAESPTSLEKTQKDMLLSERAPESAVGTSWDELTLAEKAELDQIDPTQLSFDEDKPLNTKYAEKYAKLKEKPQEKVEQLLKEIYSLLLRIDELEQAQSKYIATIKKLTSRIAMRDKKLSEEKVAAGSTSQSSAEKEKVVCDEEKMSPQLETVALRGLDIMKRNQLLEQTVNEREAQVLANFFESEESKPNKMVIMLIDKALTYGIEVVLMRPDLFEDYVDNELRLFLIDGTKAKHTLLDCMLLHPEYVPVTWGGNVLAKRHQERQRKAETPKKEPEKSKATEENAVIRTTRSIIGYLLDASKCIKPTTETVQKSMPVSPEKSIRPKASSSEEEKSVYIMERRFDVKAKTKPEPEAQRKTEKTEPKSSKERCKPSSKSPQERIKPAPKTEAEKRTEKVEPKSEAEKRIDKQELKSEAEKRLGKPEQERGSDERIKDKELDETRSFAQERWKYRKHVQFRLM is encoded by the exons atgtttcggctttttcaACGAGCaaagaaacagaaggaaaaggTG CACGAACGTGgaagtgaagaagaacagaagtCAGCACAAATCCGGCAACCTCCGTCACCAAGCAAGCAAGCGCAGCCGTCAGTGCGATCACCTATGAGAGCTCACCGTACGGGgaagataagaagaaaaaacccttATATGTTGAAGAAATTAG gaaatgctGATGAGGCGATT TCAGTGGACGAAGAGGATAATGTAGATGGCGGATCAgcttcagaaagaaaacgcAAGCTTTTACGAAAGAAATATG GTATACAGACGAAGGACGAAGAA ttctttcaaCGAGCTAGTAGGGATGACatagaagaatttgaaaatgtaGCCGTTGCCCTGAGGCCTGCACACACGAAAATGAGGAAGGCAAAACTAAg ATGGAAAACTGCAGAATCCCCGACATCGttggaaaaaacacaaaaggaCATGTTGCTGTCCGA GCGTGCACCTGAGTCAGCTGTTGGAACAAGTTGGGATGAGCTGACCCTAGCGGAGAAGGCGGAGCTGGATCAGATAGATCCGACACAATTAAGCTTCGATGAAGACAAACCACTTAAT ACGAAATACGCTGAAAAGTATGCAAAGCTGAAGGAAAAACCGCAG GAAAAGGTCGAGCAGCTACTAAAGGAAATATATTCGCTTCTTTTACGAATAGACGAATTGGAGCAAGCGCAGAGCAAGTACATCGCGACGATTAAAAAACTAACGAGTAGGATAGCAATGAGAGATAAG AAGCTGAGCGAAGAAAAGGTGGCGGCAGGATCCACTTCGCAATCGTCAGCAGAAAAGGAGAAAGTAGTATGTGATGAGGAAAAGATG TCCCCCCAACTGGAGACAGTTGCCCTCCGAGGTTTGGATatcatgaaaagaaatcagttACTCGAACAAACGGTTAACGAACGAGAAGCACAAGTACTCGCTAATTTCTTCGAATCAGAAGAGTCGAAACCGAACAAAATG GTTATCATGCTTATTGACAAAGCACTTACCTACGGTATCGAAGTGGTTTTGATGAGACCAGATTTGTTTGAAGATTACGTTGATAATGAGTTGCGACTATTCCTTATTGACGGTACAAAG GCCAAACATACACTGCTCGACTGCATGCTTCTCCATCCAGAATACGTGCCAGTAACATGGGGAGGAAACGTGTTAGCAAAACGCCATCAGGAGCGCCAAAGGAAAGCTGAAACACCTAAGAAAGAGCCGGAGAAAAGCAAGGCCACTGAAGAAAATGCTGTTATTCGTACAACTAGATCGATAATTGGGTATTTGTTAGACGCAAGTAAATGTATCAAACCAACCACGGAAACGGTACAAAAGAGTATGCCTGTATCGCCAGAAAAATCTATTCGTCCTAAGGCGTCTTCATCAGAGGAGGAAAAATCGGTGTACATAATGGAGAGGAGGTTCGACGTTAAGGCTAAGACAAAACCCGAACCGGAAGCACAAAGGAAAACTGAGAAAACGGAGCCTAAGTCGTCAAAGGAGAGGTGCAAACCAAGTTCTAAATCGCCACAGGAACGTATCAAACCGGCGCCTAAAACGGAAGCGGAGAAAAGAACTGAGAAAGTGGAGCCTAAATcggaagcagaaaaaagaattgacaAACAAGAGCTCAAATCAGAAGCTGAAAAGAGACTTGGTAAACCGGAACAGGAGAGGGGAAGTGATGAGCGAATCAAGGACAAAGAGCTGGACGAGACCAGAAGTTTCGCACAGGAACGATGGAAATATCGCAAACACGTGCAA ttcAGATTAATGTGA
- a CDS encoding hypothetical protein (NECATOR_CHRIV.G15614.T2), which translates to MISHYVRTLIGGLLVNISSTLICYDSSAARPSETAECGKDMFTLPPQPAEIHHMWTHHDALLADQISDDVEVKDEVSGKRASLLKMCYSEYYAVNRSSTVRQYFDRFCVHQKHCADRGIDQICQTLEQLDKGIQKTFFKYHHAKPSKKTLIQSRRPREFLTNALCAAARKVIPNESIRRVQLNVLRDRCSYARVGITPGKTHFPHSLGLGLFIVHDYTLTNQLS; encoded by the exons ATGATTAGCCACTATGTTCGAACTTTGATTGGTGGCCTGTTGGTGAACATCTCGTCCACGCTAATCTGTTACGACTCGTCCGCAGCGCGTCCATCGGAGACTGCAGAATGCGGCAAAGACATG TTCACATTACCGCCACAGCCTGCGGAAATACATCACATGTGGACGCATCATGACGCTCTTCTAGCAGACCAAATCTCAGACGACGTCGAGGTAAAGGACGAAGTGTCTGGG aAAAGAGCATCGTTGCTAAAA ATGTGCTACAGTGAATATTATGCGGTGAACCGTAGCAGTACCGTACGCCAGTATTTTGATCGATTCTGTGTACATCAGAAGCACTGTGCAGATCGTGGAATCGATCAGATATGTCAAACTTTGGAACAACTGGACAAGGGGATTCAG aaaacgTTCTTCAAATATCATCATGCAAAACCGTCAAAGAAAACGTTAATACAAAGTCG ACGTCCTCGCGAATTTCTTACAAACGCGTTGTGCGCTGCAGCACGAAAGGTCATTCCGAATGAGTCGATCCGACGTGTTCAGTTGAACGTGCTTAGGGACCGTTGTAGTTATGCC AGAGTAGGAATCACACCGGGTAAGACTCATTTCCCTCATTCGCTCGGCCTCGGCCTGTTCATTGTTCATGACTACACTTTGACT AACCAACTCTCTTAA